TTAACAGCTTCGTCATTCATATAACTTCAAACGTCTTTGTAGTTATGATTAGTTGCTATATTTGCAACCACTTTTGCTTCATCTATCACACTTCCTCCACCAACAGCAAGAATCAAATCTACTCGTTCTTTACGGCAAATATTAACTGCTTCCATTGTATGAGTATCAATTGGATTCGGTTGTACTCCATCTAACTCTATATAATCAACTTTACTAGCTTTTATTGCATTAATTACTGTATCATAAATCCCGTTTTTCTTAATACTTCCTCCACCATAAAGTAAAAGAAGTTTTTTAGCTTTTATATGTTGGATTTCGCTAGCTAAACTTTCTTTAACTACTCCAACTCCAAAATAATATTTTGTATTTAAATAAAATTGACTTGGCATATACATTATTTTAATCTAATTTAATGTTTTTATTAACACTTAAATATTTTTTTACCTTATATATAAGGTAATGTTTAATATTTATTGAGAAAATTTAATCCTTGAGGTTAATCTATATAATTTTTAATCGATGAATAAGTTGCTAATTATTGAATCTCCAAATAAGATTAAAACCATTAAGAAATATCTTAATGATGAAGAATTTAATATTATTGCTACGATCGGTCACATCCGTGATTTATCGACATCTGGTTTAGGTTTTAATGAAGAAACACTTGAACCAAAATGAGTGATTCCTCGAACTAAAAAAAGTGAAAAGGGATTGACTTCTAAAAAAGAAATTGTTAATTCAATTAGAGACTTAGCTAAAAAATCTGATCAAATTTATTTAGCTACCGACCCCGATCGAGAAGGCGAAGCTATATCTTGACATGTTTTTTCAATTCTTGATAAAAACGAACAAAAAAAATGCCGTAGAATTACCTTTAATGAAATTACTTCTGAAGCTATTCATGAAGCACTTGATAATCCGCGTAAACTAGATAATTTATGGGTTCAATCACAATTTGCAAGAAGAATTCTAGATCGATTGGTTGGTTTTAAAGTATCTAAAATTGTTCATAAAAAAACTAATGGTAAATCTGCTGGGCGAGTTCAATCAGTAGCTTTAAAAATGATTTATGATCGTGAACAAGAAATTAAAAATTTTGTTCCAAAAAAATGATGAACAGTTGATGCATTAACTACTGATGATGATAAATTAATTCTTCGTAAAGTTAATGAAAAAATTGAAGACATTAATTACGAACGTATTAATAGTGAAAAAGAAGGAAGTGGAGTTAATTTTTTAGATGAAGCTTCAGCTAATAAAGTTATTCAATCACTAGGCAATGAATATAAAGTTTATAAGATAGATGATCCAAAATCACTAACTCAACGTCCAAAAGAACCTTATAAAACTTCTACTCTTCAACAAGAAGGTATTTCTAAATTAGGATGAAACGTAGCTAAGGTAACTTCTGTTGCTCAAAAATTATATGAAGGAGTTGAAATAGATGGTGAGTCCGTAGCTTTAATTTCTTATCCACGTACCGATAGTGTTAAAGTAAGTGATGTTTTTATTAAAAAAATAAAAACGTTTATTGTTGATAACTATGGTGAAAATTATTACGAAGAACATAAATTTACCAATAAGGGCTCAAATCTTAAAAATGTTCAGGGTGCCCACGAAGCAATCCGTATAATTGATCTTAATATCAAACCAGAAAATATTAAGGGTAAAATAAGCAATGATGAATACAAACTTTATAAATTAATTTGGGTCCGTACTATTGCTGCATTCATGCGTTCTGCACAATATGAAACCGTTGTTATTCGGATTATCAATAATGACAACAAATTCTATTCATATTCACGAACCTTAAAATTTGATGGTTTTAAAAAAATTTATGTGGTTGATGAAGATGATATTCATACTCATCAAGCTAAAATAAAAAATATTAGTGTTGGTTCATTAATTGAAGTTAAAAAAGTTGAGGTCAAAGAGCATACTACAACTCCTCCTCCTAGATTTAATCAGGCATCATTAATCAAAGAACTAGATGCTGCTGGAGTTGGTCGACCTAGTACTTATCGTTCGATGGCTGATATGGCTATTCAGCGAGGATATGCGGTCATGAAGGATCGTGCTTATCACATGACTGATTTAGGTAATCGTG
Above is a window of Candidatus Malacoplasma girerdii DNA encoding:
- the topA gene encoding DNA topoisomerase I, with product MNKLLIIESPNKIKTIKKYLNDEEFNIIATIGHIRDLSTSGLGFNEETLEPKWVIPRTKKSEKGLTSKKEIVNSIRDLAKKSDQIYLATDPDREGEAISWHVFSILDKNEQKKCRRITFNEITSEAIHEALDNPRKLDNLWVQSQFARRILDRLVGFKVSKIVHKKTNGKSAGRVQSVALKMIYDREQEIKNFVPKKWWTVDALTTDDDKLILRKVNEKIEDINYERINSEKEGSGVNFLDEASANKVIQSLGNEYKVYKIDDPKSLTQRPKEPYKTSTLQQEGISKLGWNVAKVTSVAQKLYEGVEIDGESVALISYPRTDSVKVSDVFIKKIKTFIVDNYGENYYEEHKFTNKGSNLKNVQGAHEAIRIIDLNIKPENIKGKISNDEYKLYKLIWVRTIAAFMRSAQYETVVIRIINNDNKFYSYSRTLKFDGFKKIYVVDEDDIHTHQAKIKNISVGSLIEVKKVEVKEHTTTPPPRFNQASLIKELDAAGVGRPSTYRSMADMAIQRGYAVMKDRAYHMTDLGNRAVEFLIKYFNFIVDVAFTSKVEEQLDQIANGEIEWKEPIHEFQPILNKELKAAGKKEDAINEKVGRKCPKCGSDLIYRFSKKNGKKFIGCGGFPKCKYVEFENDETIKPTLLDISCPECGKPLCVKLNRRKQKFIGCSNYPECKYIMKADAKKITEIEATHTVKD